The sequence tttatgaatttatagaGCAGCATACTAATTATGAAGATTACCAAGTTGACATTAATAAGCTGCTCATTGTTTGTGGTAAATTTTCATACTTTGGAAATGATGTGAGGATAGATGATTCTAGTCGTTCAGTTTTCTACTTAAGCCATGGTATAACATAAATGCTATGCGTGTCACTGGCTTTCATGTAACAAAATCAAGTATTTGTAACAGAATGCTCAATTTTTTAGGAACACAACTATGAAATGGCTTTACTTTTTTCAAATCACTGTTTAGTCTTGCTCTTTTGATTCTTCCTTTTGTATCCCTGAAATATCTCTGTCAGGTTCTATAACTTGCAGGTATCTTTTAATTATTGAAACACAGTGAattggaatttttaaatgttcatcatATTTAATTGAGAACTCAGCCAATGCATAACAGCTTCTAGACCCTGTGTTGTCCGGTGAATTGATGAGTCAGgagtgagagagaggaaaagggcaAATGTCCTTACTGGATGAGGCCCAGGCAGTTATAGGATATAGTTTTTAATGTGGTTCAGTTGTTGATATCCAGAGCTATTAGGTTTCCATTTTTCTGGTTCTTTGATATCTTCCATCAGAGCTTTGTAGTTTGCCTCATATAGAGAttaacatattttgttaaatttatacctaaaTTGGTTATTTTTTCAAGTATTCTCTACTGCATTCCTTTCAAACCCTGCTTTTAGAGATTCCTACCGTGAATAAATGTGAAGTGGCCCTCACATTTATGTTCATATATGCCCCCCAAGCTCCAGTGGATACAAGCAAGATCTGTCTTTAACATTTGAAGCTCTACTCAGATGGGAGTACTTCAGCTGCCCCAGCTGCCACATCTCAGCAAGCATCTAAACAGAAACTTTTGTGAAGGTTCCCCTTTTAATAGGCCTTCCAATTTCTACAGTCATTCTCATCTAGGCACCCTCAACATCCTCACACCTTCAATATAATTTGGTGTGCTTGCAGCCCTCCCTTCCCATCTAGTGTGAGAAGTAGAAGGAAAATCTCGAGAACCTGCAGTTTTGTAAGTGCAACATTTCCAACTCGCCTCATACCCTCCTCAGTCTGCCTTACATACAGGTGGATACATGGAGGTGGCTGGGGTGATTAGCTACCTTTTTAGTAAATCAAATTATGATTGGCTCATTTGCAGTCTTCTTTACAATTTAAAGAGCCTCTTTCCTTCAGCTTTGTCCTCTTCTGAAATGGctaaacaagtgaaaaaaatctcCACTCCATGCCTGTCACATGTTTAAAACAATAGATGCAGTGAATATAATATCAACTTtattacatgattttaaaatcctttaatgTCTTAAAAACATAGAGATAAATGTGATAACAGGTTTTATTATTTTGGTGGTCTGTGGAGGTACTGACTACTGAAGATTTCTGGTATTTAAAatcagtttgggggcttccctggtggcgcagtggttgagagtccgcctgccgatgcaggggacacgggttcgtgccctggtccgggaagatcccacatgccgcggagcaactaaagcccgtgagccgtggctgctaggcctgcgcgtccggagcctgtgctccgcaacgggagaggccacagcagtgagaggcccgcataccgcaaaaaaaaaattaaaaaaaatttaaaaaaataaaaaaaaaataaataaaataaaataaaatcagtttgggCCTTGGAAGTGATGTCAAGTAGTCTTGATATAGGGGAGCTGTACTGGGCATGTCTCCCAGAAGCAGGCATGGACTGGAAAGCATCTCATTGGTGTCCATAACTTTCTATTACTTACACTCAAGATCTGTACacatcttttttccttccatgcATTTTACAATAGAGCATTTTTTGAGGTTGCTGTTTTGGAGCTTCTCCTCATTCTTCTAAAACAACAGTCAGTATTGATAATGTCTCTCATGATATGTGTGGAAAATAGTCTTTTAAACTTTAACCCTGGGGAGGAGCTGCTTTGAAGCTCAAGCAATAAAATGGTACACATGTTTGGTAAAGAgatttctttcatctctttttctgGGAATTCAGCCTCATTTTGGAATCCAGGAGAATTGGAGGTTGAGAATACCCAGAAACTACCAGCATGACGTGGGTTTCTGAATAGTTTGGTAAGAAATAGCAACGGCAATTTTCTCCAAGTGTTTTTGCAGAGCAGTGAGTGTTTTAAAATGAGGGCAATACAACAGAAGAGATCAGACAATCTGTGATTACTGGCAGCTGTtggattggtgtgtgtgtgtgtccacacacgtgtccgtacactgGCAAGTGAGGTATTTGTTATGTGTGACAGAGACAACTAAGGGACAGCTTTGGAGGGGGAGAGGCTCTGCTATTGCACAGGTGGTGCCCGTGGGACCTTCAGTCAATCCACTTTTGTAAAGGTCCTCTCCTCTGTGTCCCATGTATAATCACAAACACTTCTCAACAGGAGATAACATACATTCATGTTGTTCAGTCAcaggaaataaatgtatttgttcaGCTTCTACTTGCAGTGATGTTGATTCTCTGTAACTCTATTGATAAATATTCCAGATTCTGACCATCACTGTCCTGAAACTTAGGACCTGGATGTTAATGGGACTAGAATGATAATTTGAACAAAGCAATATACTATGCATTCAATACAGAGGAAGGCAGGAAAATTGGGGACAAATAgaaccacaatttaaaaactagatagataggaaaaaaacataaagagtGGTGTCATATTTTTATCATTGACAtagcaaatatgtaatatatatttctcTAAAACTTCATGCAGATGAAAAACCCAAAAATGAGTGGATAAGAGCCAAGGAAGAATCTAGTTTTGGATAAAGAATCAGTGTCCCTCACTGGATTGACAAGTTAAATACTTAGAGTTGTATTACAGTATACATCACTCATCAGTATTTATTAACTGTTGATTATTTAAGATGCATCTTTATTAAGATGTATACAGAGCAGAGTAACTAGGGGCGTGTCCACTTAAGAACTTAGATTACAGCATCCTATATTTGGCACTAAATTGTATTAATTactttgtattcattttaaactttttccacaagaagaatattttattttctttagtcaAATGGTGTGAAACATACTAACCTTATTTCTGTTACCTTTGTAGAAGGAGTAAATGGTGTCTAGGACACAGGAGATGCTCAGTAATTTTGCTGATTGAACATTGTTTATTGAACAAATGATAAACAATTTAAATCATTTGATAACAAATGATAAATGATCCTACCAAATAGTTCACATTTGCTTAACCACATTGAAAAACATAGAACAAATCCATGTGTTTCTTGGTTGCCATTCTCTAAATACGCTAATGACAGTATGTATTGGTAGAGGGATCATGAAACCTTGGTTAACCTCTCTGTACAACAGTGGAAGTTTCAGCTACTATGGCTGGTTTAGGCCATTTGCCTAAGAAGGTTCCTTCGTGTTAATTTTTGAAAGGCTTCCTTCACTTCCTTGTTCCTTAAGGTGTAGATAACAGGATTCAGAGCAGGTGTGACCACAGTGTACATGAGTGCCGTTGCTTTGTCTGTTCCTGGAGTGTGTGCAGACTTCGGTTGGAGCTAAGTGAACAAGGCAGTGCCGTAGAAGAGAGAAAcaaccaggatatgagaagagcAAGTGGAGAAAGCTTTGCTTCCGCCAGCGCCTGAAGGGATTCTCAAGACAGTCACCAGAGCGCACACATAGAAGCACAGAATGAGGAAACAGGGGCTCATGCTAAAGAGCACAGAGAGAGCGGGCATCACAGTCTCATTGTGGGAGGTATCAACACAAGCCAGTTTCACTATGGGCATGATGTCACCAAAAAAGTGCTGGATCTTTCCGGTTCCACACAAGGGCAGAGTGAAGATCCACGTGGTCTGGGCTGACTCCACCATGACCCTGGTGGTCCAAGATGCTGCAGCCAATTTCAAACACACGCGAGGGCCCATCAGGGGAGTGTAATGCAGGGGGTGACAAATAGCTGCAAAGCGGTcataagccatggctgctagcAGGCAGAATTCTGTCAGTCCCAAGATAGTAAATACGTACATCTGAGCTGCACAGCCCCCCACACTTATGGTCTTGGTCTCCACAAGCAGGTGCACCTGCATCTGAGGCACCACGCTGGTGGTATAGCACATCTCCAGAAAGGAGAGGTTAACCAGGGAGAAGTACATGGGAGTGTGCAGGGGAGGGGTGCTCCAGGCCAAGCAGATGATGAGCAGGTTTCCTCCCACTGTAAACAAGTAAATGGATAAGAACACAACCAAGAGCACAGGTTGTAACTCTGCTAGAGAGGAAAACGCCGCAAGTGTGAATTGGGTGCAGAGGGACTGGTTTGCACTCATGATGGGCTCAGAGCCAGACATCTGTGGAGACATCAGAGACGGCAGATAATACCGAAAGGAATCCAGTCACCTAGCGGAGGTCTCTATCAAACTCAGAAAAAGGAACTTTCCTGGGATCAGCGGTCTGACATGGGAACTTACACACTTGCATTCCTTTGGCTAAAGTTCTTGAAATGACTGCCCAGTATCATGGATGCAGTATTGCTTCTTAACTCTGAGTTCTGGATTTTCACAGAACTGTAGAGAAAACAATGGCTTTAAATTACAtcatctgatttttttgtttttatcttgttgaTATTCTAATCATATACACAGGCTGTTAGGTGAGAAATATATCAATACATGAAAACATTCTAACTGTAAAGGAGTCACAAAGAAGCTAAGTGTAGCGAATAAAATATAAAGGTGCTATTTCTGGTATTCTGAATTCCGCAATTTTCTCTTAAATCCACACTTAAGGGTTTGAAAAGTAATATATTTCCAGCCACTTATCTATTCATTATCTTACATATTTATACTCATTttgatttgaaaataataatactataatTTGGCAGCTAAAATCCATGGAAACCAAAACTAACAGAATGTCCTTTCTATAACCTCAATGTAATTTTACAAGAAATTTGCATGGGAGAACATACCAAGAACCACAAGGTAAACTTTGTGTTCCTTGTCTGGCTTCTAGACTTCCTAAAATTACAAATTATAACATGGTGATAGAACAGGCAGTATTTCTACGTTGACTAGAGACCATAGGGATTGCATCCACTGAAcagtttaattatatttatttcaagaGGCATTTGCTCAAAAACAACAGTGATGAAAATTCAATGTAAATTTGGTTTCCATTATTGGAATACACTTTCCAGAGGTAATCTATTGCTGTTAGTTACACCACTTATATTTCAATGGGtaaaaccaaatttttttttaaataacaaatgtttcTAATGGATTTACATCTTGCTTTTTGAACTGTATGActattttccaaattaattttctaTTAGCTTCTCAGAGGACAGTGACTGTTCAGGCCTTTGTGATGTCAGTAGAACCAGTGCAGGACACAAAGTAGCCTCAGTAATCCCACAGATAGCATTTACTTTATTCATCGTCTATGATTATATTATTAGTAGTATAAATAATGGTCCTGATTGGAGaaactttactctttttttagtaattacatataagtgagattatatagtagttttctttctacatctgacttattttacttagcataatgccccccAAGTAAATCCATGTTGTCCCAGgattctcttcattttttgtggctgaataatattcctctttaacattggtcttggcaatgatttttagaatatgaaaaagcaacctatagactgggagaaaatatttgcaaaccacatattcagtaagggttaatattcaaaatatattctaaaaactcatgcaactcaatagtaaaaaccAAATAatagaactagagaaagcctgcgcgcagcaatgaagacccaacggaagccaaataaataaataaataaataaaattaaaaataaaaatctgaaggtTGACCACTGcaaagtaaaaacattttttaaaaaaaatccaagtgtgACTTAGCTGGGTGCCTGTGGTTCTCATAAGACTGCGGTCAAGATGGCAACCAGGATGCCCTTATCCCAAGGCTCCCCTGGGAGAGGGGCTACTTCCAAGGCTcactcctggggctgctggcaCGTCGCAGGCGCTCACTGGCTGGGGACACCCATTCCTTGCCATCAGTTCCAGCTTATACCATGGCACAGCTACCTTCCCTCCGAATGAGTGAGcgagggagagagtgagagagcatGAGCCAGCAAGATGGAAGTCAGAGGCTTTTTGTAACCCAATCTCAAAAGTGACagcccattactttttttttttttggccacaccttgcaACAGGTGGAACTTCGccacccagggatcgaacccgagcctcctgcagtggaagcgtggagtcttaaccaccggaccaccagggaagcccgacagcccATTACTTTTGCTGTGCACAGTCAGAAGTAAGTCCCTAATTTTAGCCCCAAAAGGTCCAGGTTACAAAAGACCGTGCCTGTGATCTTGCTCACTGTCTCTCATGCTCCCTCACTCGCTCAGAGAAAGGCATCTGCCACGCTGTGAACCCCAACGTGGCAAGGACCTGGTGTGTCCGTTTACGCAAGGGCAGGGGATTACATGAGGGCCTGAGTGCCAGGAGGTGGAGTGGCTGGGTGCCAGCTGCAGGGCTGCCTGCCACACGTGGGCAGCTCTGCTACAGTGGACATTGCCCGAGCATCTGCTGAGTCTAGCCCTAGTTGAATAATCACTTTAGTTAAATCCCATCATCTGCCTAGTGAACCATGCGTTATTATTATCTCTTTGCAGATGAGAAGGCTGAGGCCGGGACATGTGATAggtgtgacttgcccaagtcccATTAGTCAGTAATCGAGCCAGGATCCAAACCCAAGCCTCTGACCCCAAGTCCAATGCCCTTTCTACCTCAGCTGCCTTGTACTGATCACTCTCCAGGTTAGACTTCTGGTTTCACCACCAAGCTGTGTGACTCTGACCTCTCAGAgactcggttttctcatctgtaaaacaaagataattcctacctcatagggttgttgtaggaattaaataacataatgtataaaaagcacttagcacaatgtctggtaTATAATAAAAATCAGCATTCTGTCACATGAAtcaggggagagggagaaggtgagTTCACCATGTCCATTTccaccctggtctgggaagacaataaaatttcaaaaccaaaaaaaaaagctacccaAAGGATACCAAGGTTGAAGAAAGTATGGGATTGAAGGAAAAGTACCTTGAAAGTTACTACTTTGAGTAGAGAGGAGCTTTAGGAGGCCCTCCGCTCCCAGCCTCTAGGGCAAGGAGCGGGCTTTCTTCATCATGTCCTGTGACCTTTCTCATAACAACATTTTTATTCAGATGAAAATAGAAATTGGTTGGCTGCAGTATCTGGGGTGTGGGTTGATGGGTGGACATGAGGGGAGAcaaggagagggaaaaagaactgaagaataataaaaaagagaaacaggatcCGTGGCTGTCAGCCAAGCCCACAAACATTAGAAGATGAAACGGGTCTCAAGTTGCAGCTGAAAACATCAGGTTAGACCCAGGGAACTAGAACTATAGTGGCCTCCAGCCTAGAGATCACAAAGACACACGTAAGTCTAGGAAATCCACGTATCCTGAACCCCAGACCTTCCTGACTCTCCTGGGCTGAGGTTTCACTTCATGGGGAAAATGGGTAAGCGAAGATCTCACAGGTGCTAAGAGCTCCTGAGAGAGTGAGCTTGGGGCAGGAGACTGGCTCTCCAACCCCCTGAGATCCTTTTAGCTCTGAAAGTCTAAGGAGCGTTTTACGTACATCCACATTTAACATAATGATTAACAAATACTTTCTCCTCTGGGTTGCTGTGTAAGTTTTAACTAATTCCTCGGGGTCAGCCAAGTCTCCCTCAGGTCTGCCCACCAGCCCCGCAGACCCCAGAGCCTTGGCAACAGTAATGACCTCAAATGGGAACATCTCCACAAGTACAATGGTAATCACAGCCACAATAACTGAACAATTAATTTTGTccctcaacattaaaaaaagaagaagaaagaaagaaaaaagaacacagggaactatacccaatattttgtaataacctataagggaagagaatctgaaaaaaatatatatatgtatatacatatacatatatatatatatatatatatatatactcagttatatatgtgtgggtgtgtaactgagtcactgtgctgtacacctgaaactaacatgatactgtaaatcaactatacgtcaatttttataaataaataaataaaaagaaaaagtttgcagCCTAGCAATGAATAGAGCACTTCAGCAATTTCATGATCTCATTTGGTCCTCGCATCAACCGTAGAGACAGGCCTAGCAGGTATTACTACCATGTTTTAGTAAAAACGGAAAACTAAGGAGCTATGACATGACTGCAAAGTCACTTGGCCAATGAGggtggagctgggacttgaaaTCTAGAAGCCAAATCTCTGGCTCCCTGTCCAAGACACCCTAATATAACACCCAGTCCTGCCCAGCTGGGAATCCCTCCCTTACCAGCTCTGTTCCCACATCTGTGACTTCTCCTCTGAAAGCCGAGCTCCTTCCAACATCCAGAGGCCACAGTGTCTTACACGGCAACCCAGGAACAGCTGACCTCCTCTAAGAATCCCCCTACTTTCTCACATCCTGCCCCCTCACCATCCAGCCAGGCTCCTGGAGCAAGAGCGAGGGCATCCTTTGGGGAGGTCATTGGCCCCTGCCCACAGTCCTCACGATGCTTCTGTAACCTACCCACCACTCTGCCCTATGAACTTCCATCCCAGAGCTAAGGGGAGACTCGCTGTTTATATTTGTTAATTTGGTGTTTCGTTTCTTGTTGCCCAGCATAAATAGCTTACAAAGAcataacaaacaaaccaaaaaaagggaaaaagtaggagcaaaggaaataaagagaaagaaaataaatttttaaaaaagaaaaagaaagttaggGATATAAAATAGAGCCAAGaatgaaactttaaaatgcaaaatataagACCTATGCCCTTCCTAAGGTTGGACCACAAGTTTGGCTCAAAACTGTTTAGCAGCCAACCCAGAAAGGAAAGTGCAGTCAGTTCCAGAGTTCACAGAGTCCATGAGATAAAACAGAGATAGACTACTCAGGGCAGTATAACTGTTCTTGGAGCTAAGAACAGACAGAAGTCTCTCCCAAGGGCACCCCTAGAGAGATGATTGTGGTTCACATCCTTACCATTGCTTTAAAAGGGAGTTTCTTGGGATGGATTCTAACAACTGCCCTCAACACAGGCGATGCCGTTGCACCAAAGGACCTTAGCAgctgtgggggaggggctgggtgcaCCATGTACCCAGCTCTGTCCTCATGGACCTTGATCTAGGGCAGGATTTCTCAATCTTGGTATGACTGACATTTGCGGCCAGGTCATTCTTGGTTGTGAGGGGCTGTTCTTGCCTTGTAGGATGGCTAGCAGCACGCTTGGCCTCtgtccactagatgccagtaacacccTTTTCCCCAGTTGTGACAAAGTGTCTCCAGACCCAGTCAAATATCCCTCTGGGGACAAGACCgcccccagttgagaactacTGACCCAAGGTAGATAGAAATcattgcttctattttctttttaatgtggagAGACAAAAGGaacctggttttatttttattattttttacactcTTTCGAGTTCTAATTTACGTAATacaaaattcactcatttaaagtatgcaattcttgggaattccctggtggtccagtggttaggactcggtgctttcactgctggggcctgggttcgatctctagtcggggagctaagatcctgcatgccgcatggcacagccaaataaataaataattttaaaatatatagtttaaaaatatataaagtgcacaattcagtgggttttagtatattcacagggttgtgtAATCACCACCACtacctaattttagaacattttcatcacttcaaaacGTTACTCTGTACCCCTTAACGGTCACTTCCCATTCATCCCTCCCCCCAGTGTCTCTCAAATGGATTTGCttcttctggatatttcatataaatagaatcaggCAACATGTGGAGTTTTGTATCAGGCCTCTTTCACTTAACGTAAcgtttccaaggttcatccacgttgtagcatgtatccGTTTAtatcctttttattgccaaataatattccattgtatggatatatcatattttatttatccacgcATCAGTTTaagggcacttaggttgtttacaCTTTGGGGCTACTATGAATAACTCTGAAACAAActctcacaatttttttttgaattatagttgatttacgttgtgttagtttcaggtgtacagcaaagtgattcagttatacatacatatatatctttttcttcagattcttttcccttataggttattacaaaatattgagtatagttcccacacgtacaaatttttttttaatttatttatttttggctgcattgggtcttcatcgctgtgtgcgggctttctctagctgcagcaagcagggcctactcttccatgcatgggcttctcattgtggtgacttctcttgttgcagagcacgggctctaggcgcctgggctccagtagttgtggctctcagactcagtagttgtggctcacgggcttagttactccaaagcatgtgggatcttctcggaccagggctcgaacctgtgtcccctgcattggcatgtggattcttaaccactgcgccagcaggtaAACCCACGTACAAATTTTTGAGtggatatgttttcagttctctttggtatatacctaggaatggaattgttggTATGAGCTCTATGTTGCCATTGttgttttaaaaggaagatgtatgtatttatactcattttttagattccacacataagtgatatcatatgatatttgcctttctctgtctgacttcacttagtatgatagtctctaggtccatccacactgGGCAGCTTCAATCTTAAAATATTGTCACTGATTATTTGACCAATGCCCTGATGATAGGGCTTTCCTCACTTACCAGATAAAGACAAGGCCTGTGAGTGGGGCTTTTCC is a genomic window of Kogia breviceps isolate mKogBre1 chromosome 12, mKogBre1 haplotype 1, whole genome shotgun sequence containing:
- the LOC131766800 gene encoding LOW QUALITY PROTEIN: olfactory receptor 2B2-like (The sequence of the model RefSeq protein was modified relative to this genomic sequence to represent the inferred CDS: substituted 1 base at 1 genomic stop codon); the encoded protein is MRTTGTQLMGGNLLIICLAWSTPPLHTPMYFSLVNLSFLEMCYTTSVVPQMQVHLLVETKTISVGGCAAQMYVFTILGLTEFCLLAAMAYDRFAAICHPLHYTPLMGPRVCLKLAAASWTTRVMVESAQTTWIFTLPLCGTGKIQHFFGDIMPIVKLACVDTSHNETVMPALSVLFSMSPCFLILCFYVCALVTVLRIPSGAGGSKAFSTCSSHILVVSLFYGTALFTXLQPKSAHTPGTDKATALMYTVVTPALNPVIYTLRNKEVKEAFQKLTRRNLLRQMA